The Lynx canadensis isolate LIC74 chromosome A2, mLynCan4.pri.v2, whole genome shotgun sequence DNA segment gggctgTGGCGAGGGCTTAGGTCTTTGTCCGGGGTGCACTGGGGAGCCGCAGTGAGGGGGGATGAGGAAGGAACCATGCTTTGACCAGGCCCTCTGGGTGCTGGGGGGGAAGggacagtgggggcaggggccaggcaggggccAGGCAGAGCCTGAGctagggcagagatagagagacagggagagataggcCAGGTCTGCCTTCCCGCGCAGACCCTGAGCTCCAGGGGGGGAGCCGGGCGGCCGGGAAGGGGTTCCGGCCAGTGGCCATGGCCCCGCTGGCCCCTCCGAAGCAGTAATTAAGGGCTCCCGGCGTCCCCGCGGCATGATGTATGTGCGCCTTAACTAATCATTTATTAGGTCACTGATGTTTCGtcaatattaattcatttatttaaacaactCGGCTCCGTAATGAAGATGTTGCCCGAGAGGGGAGGCCGGTGGGTGGCGGGCCTTGGCTGCAGGGAGGGGGCTCAGACCCGGGTCTGGGGGTCtccagaccacccccccccccaagctggGCGCGGGGAGCCAGCTGAGGGTGAAACGTCCCTGGAGGTCAGGGTTATGCCGACACCCTCCTGGGCCAAAAGGGAGACTGAGGCCAGACCGGAAGATGAGCGGCCTCGAGGCGCCTGGGCAGCCCGTGAGGATGGGCCGCGGACCCCCGCCCTGCTGCCCTGAAGGCGGATCCCAGCTCGGGGGCCACCAcctaaaatgctttttcttaacCCCTGCTGTGCCcagtgcccccccgccccgcctgctGGGGGATGTGTCCAGGGGGACATCTCAGAACAAAAGTCATCACATCCTTCCTCTGCTCAAGAGCTGCCTGTGTCTCCCCAGGCGGAGAAACCGGAAGGCCTCTGCCTCTGCTGacctccctgacccccaccccgcGTCCCAGGGGCCCCCATCACGTCTCTATCACCGCTTGTCTTGGCGAGTTATTTGTTGAAAACCTCTTTGTCGTCTGCTTTCCGCACCGGCCTCGCCTTGGGGAGGGAAAGGACACCGTCCCAGCGTGTGGGTGACACTCAGCAAacgccccctcccccgcagcaGGCACCTGGGGGGCCCGGTAATTTCTCCGCAGCACTGCTAACGGTTCCTGGCGCACCCGGGGAAGGGGCCCTTCCGAGTCTGCTTCTGGAGGCGCCGGCCAGGAGGGCCCCCGTGACCTGACGGCTGAGCGCCAGTCCTTTGCCCGTGGCAGTGACCACTGTGCGGTGGGTCCCTCACAGTCCCTCACTTTGAGGACAACCCGCCTCACCGAGCGAGCCTGGTCTTGGGGTCGGCTCGCGGGGACCCCGCACTGAGATGCCATGACTGGAGTGTCTGAGGTCCCCGAACAGGAGATACGCATCGTGAGGGGTTCCGCGTCCTTCCTCGGATTCTGCCGTGTCACAAATACGCGTAGGGGCGTCTGGTGGCGAAGcgggtgaagcgtccgactcttgatctcagctcagatcgtgatctctcGTGACGTCGAACCCCGTGgcgggcagtgtggagcctgcttaggattctctctctctctctctctctctctctctctctctctccctccctctccctctccctctctctctccccctcccctgttcgcgatctctctcgctctctctctctctctcccccaaagtaaataaacattaaaaaattatgaaatgcacgtagaaatcagacacttaatggcAAACACAGAAGTGAGGGTGGGAAGCAGGACGCAAAGAGGCCCAGATTCCGGGTCCCCGGGATTCCCGGATGTCAGAATCCCCAGGTAAGAGGATTTGGGAATTTCGGGATTTCGGGAGCTCAGGGTACTATGAACTTTGGAGTGTGTTTCTTTATTCTCCCCCGGAGGTAAACACGGACTCTGGAGGGGGGAGGACACTTCTCTCCTGAGGGATCCGGGGCCCCTCTGGcaccaggggagggggcagcactGGCCTTCCGTCGCGGAGGCTTCAGGACTTGATCGGCCGGCGGGCCCGAGGCTGTGGCTACGACGGGTGACTGTGGCTGCGGCCACCGTCGTGACAATGACGACTGACACCTTCCTCTGGGTACCCGCAGCCACCAAGACAATCATCGGACCATCATCGTCCCCTTTGCACAGAAGGGGACACTGAGGCATGGGCGGGTAGGTGGATGACAGAGGTTACACGGCCAGCCAATGTCGAGGCCCGGATTCAGACACCCAGTTGGGATTCATGACCTTCGTCTCTCCCCACGCAGGCCGTTGCTAACACTTTCATCTACCAGGGCCCTCTCCTGCTCTACAACCTGCCAGGGCTCCCACTGCCCACAGTGTCAGATCCTGGGGCCTCAGCGCACACAGTTCCCTCCACCTGTCCCCCCGCCCTGCAGGCCGAGCTCGGGCCCTGCCCTGGGGCGGGGAGTCTTGACTCTGGGGAGCCTCAGCTCAGCCCCTCAAAGGGCACGTGCGAGGGTCTGGGGAGGCCGGCCAGCAGCTCTCTCCGCCCACCCGGCTGCAGCCTCTCATCGAGGCTCTGGTCCAGCCTCCCACTCAGTGCCTgctgtacagatggggaaactgaggcccaaaagCTAGCAGGCTTACCTAGCAGGCACTGATAACAGCGAAGCAGCAATAATGATACCCCCCGATGGGGTGGTTGTGAGGCTTCTGCAGGTTGTTCAATCGCCCACCTATACACCCAGGGGCATCGCTCTGGCCACGGGCCCGTGTGGAGCCCCGGCTGCTGACtccaagcagggcagaggcagagatggacaCGGGCATTCCCAGCCCTGTGGGgtcagggtggggtgaggggggagagtcagagaagggCTGAGGGTCTGGCCTGGGCGgggagggctgcagggaggaggagcCTGAGGGAAGACAGAGGGGGCGTTTGCTAAGAAGAGGGCAGGGAGTTCCTGGCGGCGGGgtcagcacgtgcaaaggcccggaGGTACGGAGAGGCGCCCCCCAGAGATCCTGCCGTGGTAGGAGCGGGCGCGGCTCGGGCCGCTGTTCCAGGGCCTGGTAAGGCTCCACGCTCCTTTGGGAGGGCACAGGGGAGCCATAGAACGTCTCGAGCAGCGGAGGGACGTGCCCCTAATCTGGCCTCCAGATTTATAACTCCACTGGccgagcacctgctgtgtaccgGCCTTTGTCCCCCTCTCAGATGTGACGTCACGCCGAGGCCGGAGCCGGCGCTGTGGGCCTCAGTCTGTGCACCGAGCGAGGGCCTCCCGCGCCTCGCAGCTGGGGGTTGTCGAAGCTGGTGGGAGTCGGGGGCGGCGGCCGGAGGACGGTGCCGGTTCGGTCCCGGGCCGGTCCGGGGTCTCCCTGATGCCCGCCGGGTAGCGAGCCCTGCGGTGCTGCGGGAGGCGGGCCCAGGGCGTTGAAGCTAACTTCCTCTTAAGCAGACTTAATTAGTGTTCTCGGGTCCCACATAAATTAAGCGTGGCCGGCCACGGAGGCCGGAGCGCCCGATCGATGGGCAGCTGATGACAAGGAACCCCGTCAGGTCGCTCCGCCTGATAACGGCTCACGACGTTATCTTCTCCAAGCAGGCCTGGGGGCCCGAGGTCTGGCTGCGCCGcagcccctctctgagcctcagtttccacatctgtgaaatggggcgaGCCTCCGCGGGTTCGTTGTCCTTTCCCTGATGGGAGTGGTCACGAGAGCCTGGGCTTTGAGCCCCAGAACCTAGTTCAGCCGCGTCCTGAGGCACCTCCGTCTCCGAGGGCTGGGATTTGGTGGGTGGACAGCTGTGGCATAGATTATGCGCCTGCTGTATctggaggaggaggccaggagaggCCGGGAATCCTCCAGAAGGTCCTGCACCCCAAACTCTCTCAGGGAAGAGGTCCCCCAAGTCTTTAGGAGTCAGTAGGCTGGAAACggttgggcgggggtggggtccCGGGTGCGGGCGGCCCATGGGCCATCCCTCTGGACAGACCTCACCTAGCAGACTCGCCCTCCCCAGGGGGCCAGGCAGGGGTCTCCACGAGCACTGTGAGTGGGACCGAGACCTGGCATTCTGGCGTGTCTACACAGATATACCAAGAATACCTCCTGGGCACTGACCcctgggctgggtgctgggagCAAGGCAGTGACCACATGGGAGTGACCTCTTTCTGTGGTAGAGACAACCAAATGCATGTCTAATTAGAAAAGCGGAGGGTTCagggagggcttcttggaggTGGGGACATTGGCTGAGACCTGGAGGAAGAAGGGCTGACGGGGAGGCGTGGCCAAGGGCAAAGCGATGCCACCAGGAAGGGACGAAGAGTGGGGGAGGCACGCGGAGGCCCCAGAAAGGCCTGAAACTTGGAAGGATTCCGGAACCGAGAGGAAAGGAGGGCCCACAGTGGCCTTGGGGGAGCATGGCTAAACAGGGTGCTGATGTCAGCTCACAGGATCGGGGGCGTGGTCCGTGTGGGGGCATGGCCTGGGCCAAGGCGACCATCAGACAAGGTCTCCCCTCTTTGAGGACCAGGGCTTAAGTAGCAAATACTCCCCCACAGGGACACCTCTACCCAGAGGCCAGTGGCAGATAGAACTGGACACAGACTGCCTCCGGGCTTGTGGGGCCAGAATGGGGCccgagggaggggagcagggctgggcagAGGACCCCAAAGGGGGCTTTGGAGGCTCTGcttgggaagaagggagaacccccccccccccaccaaggagAGGGCTttcaaggaggagaaggagctgGCTAAGTGACAGGAAgacatgtgcaaaggtcctgaggcaggcaCGGCAAAGAGGCTTGTTTGGTGGGGCTGGGGACTGGGAGAGCTTCAGAGATcgggtggaggggcgcctgggcggctcggtcggttaagcgtctgactgttgatctcggctcaggtcatgatctcacggttcgtgagtttgagccccacacaggctctgtgctgacagctcagagcctgcttgggattctctctctctctcgatctctgccgctcccctgctcgctctctctgtctctctcaaaataaacacataaacagcTTTCAAAGATCAGGTGGAAAGGTAAGGGGTCGGGGCAGGGACTGGGCTTTACCGAGAAGGGAGGGAACACGGGGGCCCCCGCGGGTGTGGAAGAGGCAAGCGCAtagttttcctttggaaaaagcTCTCCTGGTGCCGCTCGGAGGctgccaggggtgggagggaaggaaggaggagatcCAGGCGGAAAACAAGGGGCACCACGAGGTAGGGAGAAGCGGCCGGAGCGGGAGGCGCGGGTGGtggtccctccctgccccacctgtcACCACCGCCTGAGCCCCGATCGCGGTGGCTCCCGGCTGTTgggaattatttttcataaacataCTTCAGGCCCAGCCTCTCAGCTGCATGGGGTCTGAGGGCAGCGGGCAGCTCAACCAGGCCTCAAAGCAAAGTGTTCCGGCCCCGCATCAAACATgcggcccggggggggggggggggctccccacCCGGGCTGGCCTCGGTTTACTCACCTGTGCAGTGGGCCTTCATACAGACCAGCCGGGAAAAGAAGTCGCTGATGGGGGGGCTGTGCGGGCAGGGTGCGGATCCTCTTGCGNNNNNNNNNNNNNNNNNNNNNNNNNNNNNNNNNNNNNNNNNNNNNNNNNNNNNNNNNNNNNNNNNNNNNNNNNNNNNNNNNNNNNNNNNNNNNNNNNNNNNNNNNNNNNNNNNNNNNNNNNNNNNNNNNNNNNNNNNNNNNNNNNNNNNNNNNNNNNNNNNNNNNNNNNNNNNNNNNNNNNNNNNNNNNNNNNNNNNNNNGGCCACAGCTTTGCCTTCTGCAcgaaggagagaaaagagtggCATGGCTTCCAGGGTCCCGGCAGCACGGCCGGGGTGGAGCCCAGCCTACCGCAGGCGTTTTGTTTGATGTCTTCACGGTTGTCTTTTTACAACTTGGAACTGCCTGCCTACTTTGAAAGATTGGGGTgatgtctcacacacacacacacacacaccgggtCCACAGCCCTTCTAGAAACATCAGAAGACCTGGCCTGGGGCCGATGCTGCTTGCCACAGGCCCCAGCTGCTCCCTATCGCCCCTGAGACCCCGGCTGAGGGTGGGGTGGGCTTTGCCAGAGGGCATGGGCCCATTTCCGTCTTCCGTTACTACCCCGGTGGGTGCTCGGTCACGTCCTGGCCAAAACTACGTCCCCCACGTTATGACGGCCAAGAGGACCCTGCCCCACCACTTTTGCGTGGTCTGCGAGCCAAGAATGGTTTTCacgtttctggggcgcctgggtggctcagttggtcgagcacctgccctcagttcaggtcatgatcccgtggtttgtgagttcaaatcccacatcgggccctgtgctgccagcgcgAGGCCCACTtgagatcttctgtccccctcgccccgcccctccctgctttcgctctcctaaaaataaatacatattttttaaaaagagagagagaggggcgcctgagtggctcattcagttgagtgtccgacttcggttcaggtcatgatctcacgggttcaagagttcaagccccgcatcgggctctgtgttgacggctcagagcctggagcctgctttggattctgtgtctccctctctctctcatcctcccctgctcacactctgtctctctgtctctctctctctcaaaattaataaacattttaaaaaagagagagagagagagaatgtttctCACATTTCTAAATCTCTGGGAAAACATCGAAAGACGATCATCTCGTGCCACgtgaaaatgttaatgaaattcCAAATTCAGGACTGGCCCGGTCGGGTAGGCGTCCGACTCTCcattctggctcaggtcgtgatctcacaggtcgtgagttcgggccccgtgttgggctctgtgctgacagtgctgagcctgcttgggattctctctctctctctctctctctctctctctctctctccccccctccccgcagccccaccccacttgttctccctcccctgcttcgcaaaaatacataaaattaagaaaataaataaagaaattgcaCATTCAGCGTCCCCAAGGAGAGGTCTGTCTGTGAAAACCGAAAGAATCCCATTCCGTGACACGTGTAGACGCTGACACCCCACGGTCCCGCGTACACACGCAGGCTGCTGTCGCGGGGCAACGGCCAGACCCGAGTCTCCGCTGGGGCCGGTGTGAGCCGAGAGGCCACAGTATCGCTCCGTGGGCAACGTGGGGACGATGCCACGTGGCCACAGTTCCGTGGGACCAGAAGCACAGGGGTGGGGCCGGCGTCCCCGGGACCCGCGGGGTGGGACCCACCGTAGACGATTGCCGCCGATGCAGCACTTCTTGAAGGTCATGACGTTCTGCGTGAGGCGTGCCCGTCTTGTCCGAGAACCACGTACCCCACCTGGCCCAGCTGGTCGTTGAGGCTGGTGCTGCGGCCTTGGCTGGGCACGTCCTGTGGCGCGTAGTACATCTGTACGTCCCAGTTGATGAACATGCTGTTGCCCAGGTAGATGAACTCGACCCTGCGGACACACTCCGGGTCACAGCTCCGCCCACGCTCctgaggggagggcaggagggggcgggcgggggtggggggagccggcCAGGGCCTCACATGATGAACATGGCCATGGGCACCATGACGCTGAGCAGGATGAAGAAGCCCCAGAAGGTGAGGAAGGTCTCGGCGGCCACGCTCTGCACGTGCCTGGGGACACGTAGTGGTGCTTGGCCTTGAACTCCTTCACCTTGAACCAGAAGCCCAAGCTCAACGCCACGGAGATCAGCACCAGGGACAGAAAGATCTGGAAGGCAAGTGGTGGTGACACAGGGGCGCCCCGGGGACTCGCCGACAGGGGCACTCAGTGGGGACgggtgggcggggcaggggcgctgcgggggggggggggggggggcggacccGGGGAGGGGAACTTGCAGGCTCTTTGTCGGCCCTCCTGAGCTGCTGTTGTTTCAATTGTTATTACAATAACTTCAGAAAAGAGAACTAATCGGGCAAAACCCGCAAGCCGCCTACGTTGAGCGCAGGCCATCTTATTATCTCCTGCGGGCCTGGAGGGCGTCAGAGTTGGGGCCACGAGGACGTCACTGCTTGGCCCTCATCCTAACAAGAGATCCTCCGGCCCACAGGACCCGTCTGAGGATCAGGACGCACGCGCTTTTGCACAGGAGGGAAACGGAGGCCCGGAAGAGGACGGCGGGGGCCCGGGCGCCTCACCAGGGCCACCAGCCTGTTCAGCAGACGGTCTATCCTGCTTCTATTCGGATGGATCTTGCCACAGTTCCTCATGATCTTGGTGTACGAAACCTGTGGGGTTTGCGTCCGCTTGTCGCCCGCCCGTCCTCCTGGcctgcaccccccgccccgggccgccCCGGGCCGCACCGGCGTAGATGACCAGGCCCGTAGCAGGTGTCCGTGTTCCGGACCTTGCAGCACCGCGCAGGAGCACGTTGCCGATGTCCAGGGGGTGCTTCCTGCCGTTCCactccaggcaccccacaaagtgGTGCAACCTGCTTGTTGGGTTCCTCACACACCACCTTGCCTGGGGGCCACGTGGGGGGAATGTCAGTAGCACAggctcgtggggggggggggggctcggccTGCCCTTTCtgagttggggcgggggggacgcCGCTGTCCCCCTCCGGCCCCAGCCACCCCACACGGGGCCCGGCACTGCCACCACTCCGGCCCCGCTCACCCCTGCACCACCCCCAGGCAGCCTCCTCCTGCTCCAGAGCCGGCCCCCTTCCAGCCGCGGGGGTCTTGGTGTGCgcggcccccggcccccccgGATCcaacctcctcagagaagccctccctccctgagcccccTTCCCCATGGTGACACCCCTGGGACGACATCATCAACCTGAGCTCTGTGGGGGTAGGTGCCAGCCTGGTCTTGGTGACGCGGAGGGCCCGGGGCCCAGCCTCGCGCCTggcccacagcaggtgctcaataaatgtgtaaggagggacagaaggaagggacACCAACATCCAACTCCCTGAAGCACAGGGGACAAATGCAGGCACTGTCGTTTTCAGAAGGTGGTGGGAGAGGTCCTTCCCACCACCCAGTCCCGCTCGTGTGCGAGGAAATCAAGGCAGGAGGAGAGGCTGGACCAGCGACAGGGTTAAAGGGCCACGGGGTGTGGACCGGGACCCTGGCAAGGAGCAAGCCCACACCTCCCGCCACCTCTCTGACCCCAGTctcctcctctgaaaaatgggGCCACGCCTGCAGCACCGCTCAGTCAGGTCAGGGCCTGGAGGGAGCAGTGGGGACACGGGCAGCCACCCTCCCCACGAGCGAGGCTTTCCCCCAGATATCAGGCATGCAGCCGGTGCGTGGATGTCAGGGGCGAAGGGGCTGTGGCTCAGGACAGACATTCGGCTCCCGAACCAATCAGAGCGGCCTGCCTTTGCAACGAGACAGGAAAAATAAGGCATCCCCTTGCTGGGTCACCGTGCAGGCGAAATCGCGAGCCCATGTGCGCAGGCCACCTTCTCAATTAAACCACCAAAACTGTTGGACTCGAAGCGGCCgtgtttcataaataaaatgtaaagcctGATAAGATGCTGCCCCGCGTATCGTAACAATGGAGAGAATGTCCCGGAAAGTCACGTTGATTGAGGGCCATGAAACACGAATCCCGAACCCCAACGCCCCCTAGACACCCCACTGCCACGCCCCAAGACCCAGCGAGGTGGGGAAGTTTTGCACCCGCTGCCCAGAGGGGCAGGCCCACACGGGGCGGGGGTGTCTGCTGTTCCTTGCATGCTGCCTCTCACCTTGGAAGGATGCCATCTTCCCTATACTGGTCAGCTGTGGTGGGTGACCGGCGGGGCCTGCCTGAACTTCAGGTTGGTCTCCCTGGTGATGAGACGGGGAGGCAGGTGAAGGTCCGGATGGACGGTACCAGGGCAGGGCACCCGCAGCCCTTTCCCAGAGTCCCCAGGAACACTCTCGCTAAGCACCGACGGTGTGCCGGCCGCCGACCAGAaggccgaggcccagagagggagagggccctCGCCCAAGGACGCACAGCCACAGGGCTGAGGCCACGCCCTAGGCCTTCTCACGCTCAGGCTGGCGCACACGAGGGCCTCCAGAAATGTCGGCACCAAGGTAGGTCCCTTGCTCTGGCCCAACATTTGGCCCAGCTGGCTCGCAGGCACCCCGCACACCGTTCCCGGGGCGAACGACCTAACCCTTCGGCCGCTGGGGAAGTTCTGGCTTAGGACCCCTAGTGATGGAACACGGCTCACCCATCGATGTCCGCAGTTTCCACGTAGCACAAACTGCTGGGCTCGGTGCTGGCCAGCAGAGTAGGTCGGCCTGgggttgggaggggtggggggcaacaGCATTGGTCAGGGGGGACACAGGAGGAAGGCAAGCAGGAAGCAGCCCGCCCCCCCCTGCGGTCGGCCGCCAGCTCACCGGGACGATGTTGTCTTTGTGCAGGCAGACCACGTCTCCCACATACAGGTCCTCCCACTTTCTCCACAGGAagtgcaggggcgggggcggggggtggcagCGAGCGGGGGGTCCCTCCCAGGCCCAGCCTTGGCCACCCCAGCGGGAGAGCGGGGCTTCCGGTCTGCAGGTCCTGGCCGCCCACCCCCGGTCCTCCTGGAGGTCCGGCCTTCCCGGCCCCCCCGGCCCGGGTCCCAGGCCCTTTCAGATCTTCCCCGCCCCCGTCTTCAGCTGAACCCCCATCACAGGGCCCGTCCCGGCCTTGGTAGACAGCAGGCGCTAAGTAGTGCCGGCTGGGCCGCTGTCAGGCTCAGCCAGGATGTCCGGAACACAGAAGGTTCCGGGCCCTCTGAGAGGCACTCCTACCTGGACTGTCCCCGGTCCCGGCAAGCCGTGCTGGGGGCCTCTTGCCCCGGGATGGACCCACACATCCACGGGGCCCACGAGGCCTCACCTCTTCCCCACCAGGATCTGGCAAGGCCTGTTGTTGATGATTCTGTCGCTTCTGTGTCGCCCCTGGGCTGACAGGGGAGCGGTTCAGAGGGACGGCCCCGCCCCAGCCGGGCCCCCACGCCACcccggggcgggtgggggggaagggctgCTGGGCAGGAAGGCAGATTCTGCCTGGCCACACCACGCCCCTGGCGGTCTCTCATGCGACCTACCACAGCCCAGCACCCCCCACACCCAGGGCTCTGAGGACCCAGCCGGCCCCCTCCCACGCCAGGCACCCCGGCCACTTACGATGTCGTCCACCAGATCTCGGGTGGCCCGGATGACGAGGAGGCAGATGAGCGGGACAAAAAGAGTGAACCAGGGCAGCGTGGAGATCTCGGGGAGGCCCTGACGTGGAGGGCGGGTCATGCCGGCCGCCCCCAGGCACCACCTGCCCGCCTCCCGCTGCCCTCCCACCCGGCACACCCAGCCTTGCAGCCTGGCCTCCCGTGTCCACCCTGCTGACcacccagcccagggccaggcCCTGTCCCCCCAGACCTTGGGACAACCACCCTCCTGTCCCTCTGGCCCCGGTCCCCATCACTGGTCCCTACCCCGTGGTTTGATGTCACCCCTGCCTGCCCGAGGCACCTGAAAACACGCGTCAGGGCCACTGCTgggtccccagtgcccagcacacagtaggtgctcaataaacgtttACTGGATCTTTACTCGGAACAGAATGAGACGCTGGGTCAGGGTTCCCTGGAAACTGCCCACCCACCGAGAGAGGAAGGTGTCCAGGCTGGATGCCGGCCCCCCCTTGTGccccacccagacgccccagacaGTGGGAAGGGCCCCCACAGGTCCTGAGAACGCGCTTTGACCCCTGATTGCTCCTTGCCCTCTGGGTTTGGCTCGGAGGGCTGGGGCCAAAGGCGGTATGTCTGAAGCTGTCCATCCTgacgggggcggggcgggggggggcgtgCCCTCCTTGACCTGAAGGAGCCAGGCACACATCTCCCATAATTCCTCATGCATCGAGCACTCCTCTGTGCCAGGCCGTGGGCTGTGCAGTGGGGACCCAGCAATGAGCGTGGGGGGACAGACCTTGCTCCACAAACCACACAGACAACTGCACAGTGAAACTGCCCTGGGTCTACAGAGCCGTGGGGCAAAGGGTAGTCagggagggctccctggaggaggcaaTGCGGGCAGGCGGCTGACCCCTCCACACCTGGAGAATGATGATAAAAAGGAAGTAGAGGTTGGACACGCGGTGGAACTGCTCATACAGGTTCAGAGGCAAGAAGGAGAAGACGTTGTACTTGGCCGTGTGGATGACATTGCTCTGGAACGACAGCCAGCGTGGGATTGCTGCCCGGCCGGGAGGCCCCACGCCCGCCTGCCCCGCCTTCTGGCCACTACCAGCattgattgagcacctactgaATGCAAGGTCTTGAGCCAGAGTTTACTGAGTGCCCAAGGGAGGCAAAGCCTTAAGCCAGCATTGACCGAGCCCCTCCTGGGCGCAAAGACTCGGGGAGCAGAGCCGTGAGCTCAGCGTTTCCCAAAGCGAGGCGCACGCAAGAGGTTTTAGGTGGGGCCCCGTGAACATATTGCACTTTAGAGGTTTCGTATTAATATAACTTAACCCAAACTGGGGTGGATAAGGGGGGAGGGGCGCCAGCACCCAGCTGGGGGTG contains these protein-coding regions:
- the ATP8B3 gene encoding LOW QUALITY PROTEIN: phospholipid-transporting ATPase IK (The sequence of the model RefSeq protein was modified relative to this genomic sequence to represent the inferred CDS: inserted 5 bases in 4 codons; deleted 6 bases in 5 codons) is translated as MGSLAYREDLEEEKNSAFTWSXGSQQQDYNSQFKEKSFLCWQRRKYKSNVIHTAKYNVFSFLPLNLYEQFHRVSNLYFLFIIILQGLPEISTLPWFTLFVPLICLLVIRATRDLVDDIGRHRSDRIINNRPCQILVGKSFLWRKWEDLYVGDVVCLHKDNIVPADLXLLASTEPSSLCYVETADIDGETNLKFRQAPPVTHHXLTSIGKMASFQGKVVCEEPNSRLHHFVGCLEWNGRKHPLDIGNVLLRGCKVRNTDTCYGLVIYAGADTKIMRNCGKIHPNRSRIDRLLNRLVALIFLSLVLISVALSLGFWFKVKEFKAKHHYVXPRHVQSVAAETFLTFWGFFILLSVMVPMAMFIMVEFIYLGNSMFINWDVQMYYAPQDVPSQGRSTSLNDQLGQVGYVFSDKTGTLTQNVMTFKKCCIGGNRLRPPISDFFSRLVCMKAHCTAPQGSLPGGHQGDPGPARDRTGTVLRPPPPTPTSFDNPQLRGLGMPVSISASALLGVSSRGSTRARGQSDAPGCIVSPSVQQALSGRLDQSLDERLQPGDDDGPMIVLVAAGTQRKVSVVIVTTVAAATVTRRSHSLGPAGRSSPEASATEGQCCPLPWGFPGVPESRVGSAEDPRPHPGAPLGGSTNPRAYLRPSPYSRSPSAAQHPCGHREDPV